From the genome of Phreatobacter cathodiphilus, one region includes:
- the dnaA gene encoding chromosomal replication initiator protein DnaA, with protein sequence MRAGAIWERVGRRLRAELGEDVFSSWFKSIEIDLAETDAVRLSVPTRFLKSWIDHHYKDRIIARWSEEAGQPVAIDIMVRTAAGARAVSRPRPVEEAARPAAPVPAPQRHDGTHLSAVQNTLGGSPLDPRLTFETFVQGRSNTLARAAALQVAQSRPTDAVLFNPLYIHAGVGLGKTHLLQAVAGTAQAGGRRVLYLTAEKFTFGFVAALKNQTAIAFKEALRNIDLLIIDDLQFLQGKQTQAEFCHTLNALIDAGRQIVVAGDRPPSDLENLDERVRSRLAGGLTVEIGALDENLRFDILKQKLAHARAQHPGFDVPPTVMSYVAKNVTQNGRDLDGAFNRLIATNRLTNQPVTIEMAERSIRDLVRIAEPKRVKIEDIQKIVAQHYNVSRSDILSSRRTATVVRPRQIAMYLAKTMTLRSLPEIGRRFGGRDHTTVLHAVRKIEGLVGQDPALSEEVEALKRRLND encoded by the coding sequence ATGCGTGCAGGGGCGATCTGGGAGCGCGTCGGCCGGCGCCTCCGCGCAGAGCTCGGCGAGGACGTCTTCTCGAGCTGGTTCAAGAGCATCGAGATCGACCTGGCGGAGACCGACGCGGTCCGTCTGTCGGTGCCGACCCGTTTCCTGAAGAGCTGGATCGACCATCACTACAAGGACCGCATCATCGCCCGCTGGTCCGAGGAGGCCGGACAGCCGGTCGCCATCGACATCATGGTGCGCACCGCCGCCGGCGCCCGCGCCGTGTCCCGTCCCCGGCCGGTCGAGGAGGCGGCGCGTCCGGCCGCCCCCGTCCCGGCGCCACAGCGCCATGACGGAACCCACCTCTCGGCGGTGCAGAACACGCTCGGCGGCTCGCCGCTGGACCCGCGCCTGACCTTCGAGACCTTCGTGCAGGGCCGCTCGAATACCCTCGCCCGCGCCGCGGCCCTCCAGGTCGCGCAGTCGCGGCCGACCGACGCGGTGCTGTTCAATCCGCTCTACATCCACGCCGGCGTCGGCCTCGGCAAGACGCACCTCCTGCAGGCGGTGGCCGGCACGGCCCAGGCCGGCGGCCGGCGCGTGCTCTATCTGACGGCGGAGAAATTCACCTTCGGCTTCGTCGCTGCGCTGAAGAACCAGACGGCCATCGCCTTCAAGGAGGCGCTGCGCAACATCGACCTGCTGATCATCGACGACCTGCAGTTCCTTCAGGGCAAACAGACCCAGGCCGAGTTCTGCCACACGCTGAACGCGCTCATCGACGCCGGCCGGCAGATCGTCGTCGCCGGCGACCGTCCGCCCTCCGACCTCGAGAACCTCGACGAGCGGGTCCGATCCCGCCTCGCCGGCGGCCTGACCGTGGAGATCGGCGCGCTTGACGAGAACCTGCGCTTCGACATCCTCAAACAGAAGCTCGCCCATGCCCGGGCCCAGCACCCCGGCTTCGACGTGCCGCCGACAGTGATGAGCTACGTCGCCAAGAACGTCACCCAGAACGGCCGCGACCTCGACGGCGCCTTCAACCGGCTGATCGCCACCAACCGCCTCACCAACCAGCCTGTGACCATCGAGATGGCAGAGCGCTCCATCCGCGACCTCGTCCGCATCGCCGAGCCGAAGCGGGTGAAGATCGAGGACATCCAGAAGATCGTGGCGCAGCACTACAACGTCAGCCGCTCGGACATCCTGTCCTCCCGGCGCACTGCCACCGTGGTCCGCCCGCGCCAGATCGCCATGTATCTGGCCAAGACCATGACGCTGCGCTCGCTGCCGGAGATCGGCCGGCGTTTCGGCGGTCGCGACCACACGACTGTGCTGCACGCCGTGCGCAAGATCGAGGGCCTGGTGGGCCAGGATCCCGCGCTGAGCGAGGAAGTGGAAGCCCTGAAGCGCCGCCTCAACGATTGA
- the grpE gene encoding nucleotide exchange factor GrpE: protein MTNPKNGHDEVPIDEADQTAEAPETAETLADAGPALLAAAQAEARDMKDRMLRTLAEMENLRKRTEREVADARTYGVTSFARDMLNVADNMRRAFESLPDEARPADGPLKAFVEGIDLTERELLKTLEKHGVKKIAPDGQKFDPNLHQAMFEIPNAEVPKGTVVQTVQAGFVIGERVLRPALVGVSTGGPKAAPPAGSSEDA from the coding sequence ATGACCAACCCGAAGAACGGGCACGACGAAGTGCCGATCGACGAGGCCGACCAGACCGCCGAGGCACCCGAGACCGCGGAGACGCTGGCCGATGCCGGCCCCGCCCTGCTCGCCGCCGCCCAGGCCGAGGCGCGCGACATGAAGGACCGCATGCTGCGCACCCTGGCGGAGATGGAGAACCTGAGGAAGCGCACCGAACGCGAGGTGGCCGACGCCCGCACCTACGGCGTCACCTCCTTTGCCCGCGACATGCTGAACGTCGCCGACAACATGCGCCGCGCCTTCGAGAGCCTGCCCGACGAGGCCCGCCCCGCCGACGGACCGCTGAAGGCCTTCGTCGAGGGCATCGACCTCACTGAGCGCGAGCTGCTGAAGACGCTGGAGAAGCACGGCGTGAAGAAGATCGCCCCCGACGGGCAGAAGTTCGACCCGAACCTGCACCAGGCCATGTTCGAGATCCCCAATGCCGAAGTGCCGAAGGGCACCGTCGTGCAGACCGTGCAGGCCGGCTTCGTGATCGGCGAGCGCGTGCTGCGCCCGGCCCTCGTCGGCGTCTCCACCGGCGGGCCCAAGGCCGCCCCGCCGGCCGGCTCCTCCGAGGACGCCTGA
- the rpsT gene encoding 30S ribosomal protein S20, producing the protein MANTASAKKAARVIARRTAVNQARRSRMRTFLRKLEDAIASGDKTAASAAFQAAQPEIMRAAQKGVLHKNTASRKVSRLATRIAKIGA; encoded by the coding sequence ATGGCCAATACGGCATCCGCGAAGAAGGCCGCCCGCGTCATCGCGCGGCGCACCGCAGTCAACCAGGCCCGCCGCTCGCGCATGCGCACCTTCCTGCGCAAGCTGGAGGACGCCATCGCCTCCGGCGACAAGACCGCGGCCTCGGCTGCCTTCCAGGCCGCCCAGCCCGAGATCATGCGCGCCGCGCAGAAGGGCGTGCTCCACAAGAACACCGCTTCCCGCAAGGTCTCGCGCCTGGCGACCCGCATCGCCAAGATCGGCGCCTGA
- the hisS gene encoding histidine--tRNA ligase, translating into MSDAPKKKAAALARLPRGFVDRDAAEIAGVNAMLDTIRKVYELYGFEAVETPAVEFTDALGKFLPDQDRPNEGVFSFQDDDEQWLSLRYDLTAPLARYVAEHFDALPKPYRSYRAGYVFRNEKPGPGRFRQFMQFDADTVGSASPAADAEICMMAADTMEKLGIARGDYVVRVNNRKVLDGVMEAIGLGGDENAGRRLTVLRAIDKLDKFGPEGVKLLLGAGRKDDSGDFTKGAGLDGRQIEKVLSLFSIRSRSIAIAESNPEYAENVLTEGANFANAAPDAGVLAILASLGRETEIGMQGYEELQQVWELVRQSGYGDGRIILDPSVVRGLEYYTGPVYEVELTFPVTNDDGQVVRFGSVAGGGRYDGLVARFRGEQVPATGFSIGVSRLAAALKSLGKLGAEKPVGPVVVLVMDRDQIAEYQAMVSELRGAGIRAEMYLGSSGMKAQMKYADRRNAPAVIIQGSNEREAGEVMIKDLVAGAEAAKTITDNAEWRASRPAQFAAKRGELVEKIRELLAGR; encoded by the coding sequence ATGTCCGATGCTCCGAAGAAGAAGGCCGCAGCGCTCGCCCGCCTGCCGCGCGGCTTCGTCGACCGCGACGCCGCCGAGATCGCCGGCGTCAACGCCATGCTGGACACCATCCGCAAGGTCTATGAGCTCTACGGCTTCGAGGCGGTGGAAACCCCGGCCGTCGAGTTCACCGATGCGCTGGGCAAGTTCCTGCCCGACCAGGACCGGCCCAACGAGGGCGTCTTCTCCTTTCAGGACGACGACGAGCAGTGGCTGAGCCTGCGCTACGACCTCACCGCGCCGCTCGCCCGCTATGTCGCCGAGCATTTCGACGCCCTGCCCAAGCCCTATCGCAGCTACCGGGCCGGCTATGTCTTCCGCAACGAGAAGCCGGGACCGGGCCGCTTCCGCCAGTTCATGCAGTTCGACGCCGACACGGTGGGCTCCGCCTCGCCGGCGGCGGATGCCGAGATCTGCATGATGGCGGCGGATACGATGGAGAAGCTCGGCATCGCCCGCGGCGACTATGTGGTGCGCGTCAACAACCGCAAAGTGCTCGACGGGGTGATGGAGGCCATCGGCCTCGGTGGAGACGAAAACGCGGGCCGCCGTCTGACGGTGCTGCGCGCCATCGACAAGCTCGACAAGTTCGGCCCTGAGGGCGTGAAGCTGCTGCTCGGCGCCGGCCGCAAGGACGATAGCGGCGATTTCACCAAGGGCGCGGGGTTGGATGGGCGCCAGATCGAGAAGGTGCTTTCCCTCTTCTCAATCCGCTCCAGATCGATCGCCATTGCCGAGTCCAATCCGGAGTACGCGGAGAACGTTCTGACGGAAGGCGCGAATTTCGCGAACGCGGCTCCCGATGCGGGCGTTCTTGCTATCCTTGCGAGCCTCGGCAGAGAGACTGAGATCGGCATGCAAGGATATGAAGAACTTCAGCAAGTTTGGGAATTGGTCCGCCAGTCAGGATATGGCGACGGACGTATAATTCTCGATCCCTCTGTCGTTCGTGGCCTCGAGTACTACACCGGCCCCGTCTACGAGGTGGAGCTGACCTTTCCCGTCACCAACGACGACGGCCAGGTCGTCCGCTTCGGTTCGGTCGCTGGCGGCGGGCGCTATGACGGGCTCGTCGCCCGCTTCCGCGGCGAGCAGGTGCCGGCCACCGGCTTCTCCATCGGTGTCTCGCGCCTCGCGGCGGCCCTCAAGTCCCTCGGAAAGCTCGGGGCGGAGAAGCCCGTCGGGCCCGTCGTCGTGCTCGTCATGGACCGCGACCAGATCGCCGAATATCAGGCGATGGTCTCCGAACTCCGCGGCGCCGGCATCCGCGCCGAGATGTATCTCGGCTCCTCCGGCATGAAGGCGCAGATGAAATATGCCGACCGCCGCAACGCCCCGGCCGTGATCATTCAGGGCTCGAACGAGCGCGAGGCCGGCGAGGTCATGATCAAGGACCTCGTCGCCGGCGCCGAGGCGGCCAAGACCATCACCGACAATGCCGAATGGCGCGCCTCGCGTCCGGCGCAGTTCGCGGCTAAGCGCGGCGAGCTGGTGGAGAAGATCCGCGAGCTGCTCGCGGGGCGGTGA
- a CDS encoding 2-dehydropantoate 2-reductase, translating into MAQRFVVIGAGAIGCRVGGALATAGADVIFVARAGRAADLAAHGLAIAGLDGATVPVPPDRFRIAPTASHAARDAAGPILLLCTKGGATAAAAAEAGAAFPPGTPILSLQNGVDNIGRIREAAPHLLPLAAMVPFNVTLDHEASGRIVARQTTSGALHAEDHAVTRALAPLFGRAGLPLTLVADMAPVQWGKLLLNLNNPVNALSGLPLRDELMDRDCRRALAALQDEALAVMKAAGIRPARIGAAPPRLIPTILRLPTFAFSRIAASMLTIAPTARSSMADDRSAGRPTEIDDLCGAVVRLAEAHGLAAPRNAAMIRLVSRHGPGTAMSGRDILAAVTAA; encoded by the coding sequence ATGGCGCAGCGCTTCGTGGTGATCGGAGCCGGCGCCATCGGATGCCGGGTGGGCGGCGCCCTCGCCACGGCGGGGGCCGATGTGATCTTCGTCGCCCGCGCCGGCCGCGCCGCCGATCTCGCGGCCCATGGCCTCGCCATCGCAGGGCTCGACGGCGCGACCGTCCCCGTGCCGCCCGACCGCTTCCGCATCGCTCCGACCGCCTCCCACGCGGCCCGGGACGCGGCCGGGCCGATCCTCCTCCTCTGCACCAAGGGCGGCGCCACCGCCGCGGCAGCGGCAGAAGCCGGCGCCGCCTTTCCCCCCGGCACGCCGATCCTCTCCCTGCAGAACGGCGTCGACAACATCGGCCGCATCCGCGAAGCCGCGCCCCATCTCCTCCCCCTCGCAGCCATGGTGCCCTTCAACGTCACCCTCGACCACGAGGCGAGCGGCCGGATCGTCGCCCGCCAGACCACCTCCGGCGCGCTTCACGCCGAGGACCACGCGGTGACCCGCGCCCTGGCGCCGCTCTTCGGCCGCGCCGGCCTGCCGCTCACCCTCGTCGCCGACATGGCGCCGGTGCAATGGGGCAAGCTGCTCCTCAACCTCAACAACCCGGTCAACGCCCTCTCCGGCCTGCCGCTACGCGACGAGCTGATGGACCGCGACTGCCGCCGCGCCCTCGCCGCCCTGCAGGACGAGGCTTTAGCCGTCATGAAGGCCGCCGGCATCCGCCCGGCGAGGATCGGCGCCGCCCCGCCGCGCCTCATCCCGACCATCCTGCGCCTGCCGACCTTCGCCTTCTCGCGCATCGCCGCCTCGATGCTGACCATCGCGCCGACCGCCCGCTCGTCCATGGCCGACGACCGTTCCGCCGGCCGCCCCACCGAGATCGACGACCTCTGCGGCGCCGTGGTGCGGCTGGCGGAAGCCCATGGCCTCGCCGCGCCGCGCAACGCCGCCATGATCCGGCTGGTCTCGCGACACGGGCCGGGCACGGCGATGAGCGGCCGCGACATCCTCGCCGCCGTCACCGCCGCCTGA
- the folD gene encoding bifunctional methylenetetrahydrofolate dehydrogenase/methenyltetrahydrofolate cyclohydrolase FolD, with amino-acid sequence MPALRIDGRAVAARVLADVKNRAATFAAAKGRPPGLAVVLVGEDPASQVYVRNKGREAEAAGFRSEQHTLPVTTGEAELLALVGKLNADPGIDGILVQLPLPKGIDTDRVLLAIDPAKDVDGFHPINVGLLGSGAAEKALVPCTPAGSVILIENVLGPSLAGKHAVVVGRSNIVGKPVAQLLLQRDATVTIAHSRTADLPALCRTADILVAAVGRPEMIRGDWVKPGAVVVDVGINRIPAPEKGEGKTRLVGDVATEEAAVHAAAITPVPGGVGPMTIALLMANTLVAAHLREGLPRPALTA; translated from the coding sequence GTGCCCGCCCTCCGCATCGACGGCAGGGCCGTCGCCGCCCGGGTCCTGGCCGACGTGAAGAACCGCGCCGCCACCTTCGCCGCGGCGAAGGGGCGTCCGCCCGGCCTCGCCGTGGTGCTGGTGGGCGAGGACCCGGCGAGCCAGGTCTATGTGCGCAACAAGGGCCGCGAGGCGGAGGCCGCCGGCTTCCGCTCCGAGCAGCACACGCTGCCGGTGACGACCGGCGAGGCGGAGCTCCTCGCCCTCGTCGGCAAGCTCAACGCCGATCCCGGAATCGACGGCATCCTCGTGCAATTGCCGCTGCCGAAGGGCATCGACACCGACCGCGTACTCCTCGCCATCGATCCGGCCAAGGACGTCGACGGCTTCCACCCGATCAATGTCGGCCTGCTCGGCTCCGGTGCCGCGGAGAAGGCGCTCGTCCCCTGCACGCCGGCCGGGTCGGTAATCCTGATCGAGAACGTGCTCGGCCCCTCTCTCGCCGGCAAGCACGCCGTCGTCGTCGGCCGCTCGAACATCGTCGGCAAGCCGGTCGCCCAGCTCCTGCTCCAGCGGGACGCCACCGTCACCATCGCCCATTCGCGGACCGCCGACCTGCCCGCCCTCTGCCGCACCGCCGATATCCTGGTGGCGGCGGTGGGACGGCCCGAGATGATCCGCGGCGACTGGGTGAAGCCCGGCGCCGTCGTCGTCGACGTCGGCATCAACCGCATTCCCGCCCCGGAGAAGGGCGAGGGCAAGACGCGCCTCGTCGGCGACGTCGCCACCGAGGAGGCGGCCGTCCACGCCGCCGCCATCACTCCGGTGCCGGGCGGCGTCGGGCCGATGACCATCGCCCTCCTGATGGCGAACACCCTGGTGGCGGCCCATCTGCGGGAAGGCCTGCCCCGCCCCGCGCTCACCGCCTGA
- a CDS encoding glutamate--cysteine ligase → MARDTVDLTPIESRDELVAWIEKGVKPKDRFRVGTEHEKFGFYRKDNSPVPYEGPRGIRAILEGMEGLLGWEPILDGENIIGLADVTGGGAISLEPGGQFELSGAPLETLHQTCMEAHAHFAQVREIADPLGIGFLGLGMSPKWTRAETPVMPKSRYQIMTRYMPKVGSLGLDMMYRTSTVQANLDFASEADMVKKLRVSLAWQPVATAIFANSPFTEGKLNGYLSFRSAVWTDTDNDRAGMLPFAFEDGMGFERYVDYALDVPMYFIKRGDTYIDVAGSSFRDLLAGKNPAAPGERAVLSDWVNHVGTIFPEVRLKRYLEMRGADSGPLSRIVALPALFVGLLYDDGVLDAAFDLVKDWTAEERQKLRDDVPKLGFKAEIRGLTVGELAREMLTLARTGLRRRDRLDMNGCDETRYLDPIQAIVDDGRTAAEALIEKYLGPWQGQVDRVFEEQAY, encoded by the coding sequence ATGGCCCGCGATACAGTCGACCTGACGCCCATCGAATCCCGCGACGAACTGGTCGCCTGGATCGAAAAGGGCGTCAAACCGAAGGACAGGTTCCGCGTCGGGACCGAGCACGAGAAGTTCGGCTTCTACCGCAAGGACAACAGCCCGGTGCCCTATGAGGGGCCGCGCGGGATCCGCGCCATCCTCGAAGGGATGGAAGGCCTTCTCGGCTGGGAGCCGATCCTCGACGGCGAGAACATCATCGGCCTCGCCGACGTCACCGGCGGCGGCGCCATCTCGCTGGAGCCGGGCGGGCAGTTCGAGCTGTCGGGGGCGCCGCTGGAGACGCTGCACCAGACCTGCATGGAGGCCCACGCCCATTTCGCCCAGGTGCGCGAGATCGCCGACCCCCTGGGCATCGGCTTCCTCGGCCTCGGCATGAGCCCGAAATGGACCCGCGCCGAGACGCCGGTGATGCCGAAGTCGCGCTACCAGATCATGACGCGCTACATGCCGAAGGTCGGTAGCCTCGGCCTCGACATGATGTACCGGACCTCGACCGTGCAGGCGAACCTCGACTTCGCGTCCGAGGCCGACATGGTCAAGAAGCTCAGGGTGTCGCTCGCCTGGCAGCCGGTGGCGACCGCCATCTTCGCCAATTCGCCCTTCACCGAGGGCAAGCTCAACGGCTACCTCTCCTTCCGCTCGGCGGTCTGGACCGACACCGACAACGACCGCGCGGGCATGCTGCCCTTCGCCTTCGAGGACGGCATGGGCTTCGAGCGCTATGTCGATTACGCCCTCGACGTTCCCATGTATTTCATCAAGCGCGGCGACACCTATATCGACGTCGCCGGCTCGTCCTTCCGCGACCTCCTGGCGGGGAAGAACCCGGCGGCGCCGGGCGAGCGGGCCGTGCTCTCCGACTGGGTGAACCATGTCGGCACCATCTTCCCGGAAGTCCGGCTGAAGCGCTACCTCGAGATGCGCGGCGCCGATTCAGGACCCCTCTCCCGCATCGTGGCGCTGCCCGCCCTCTTCGTCGGCCTGCTCTATGACGACGGCGTGCTGGACGCGGCCTTCGATCTCGTCAAGGACTGGACGGCGGAGGAACGGCAGAAGCTGCGTGACGACGTTCCGAAGCTCGGCTTCAAGGCGGAGATCCGCGGCCTGACGGTGGGCGAACTCGCCCGCGAGATGCTCACCCTGGCCCGCACCGGCCTGCGCCGCCGCGACCGTCTCGACATGAACGGCTGCGACGAGACACGCTACCTCGACCCGATCCAGGCCATTGTCGACGACGGCCGCACCGCCGCCGAGGCGCTGATCGAGAAGTATCTCGGTCCCTGGCAGGGGCAGGTGG
- a CDS encoding trimeric intracellular cation channel family protein, whose product MTGLLPWLEWAGVAVFALTGALVAARKQMDPFGFVLLGTVTGIGGGTLRDVLLGIRPVPWILDPAVVIICAAVSLAAFVSAHHFEREGRTRVILWADALGLALFTVTGTAKALEAGAPAISAVLLGVVTATFGGIIRDMLAGDVPLALRRDVYVTASLAGAVAFALANRFVSPDLDDVIGFAVVFAIRGLAIRHGWSLPTYGKREG is encoded by the coding sequence ATGACCGGGCTCCTGCCCTGGCTGGAATGGGCAGGGGTCGCAGTCTTCGCCCTCACCGGCGCCTTGGTGGCGGCGCGCAAGCAGATGGACCCCTTCGGCTTCGTCCTGCTCGGCACCGTCACCGGCATCGGCGGCGGCACCCTGCGCGACGTGCTGCTCGGCATCAGGCCGGTGCCGTGGATCCTCGACCCGGCTGTGGTGATCATCTGCGCCGCGGTCTCGCTCGCCGCCTTCGTCTCCGCCCATCACTTCGAGCGGGAGGGCCGCACCCGCGTCATCCTCTGGGCCGACGCCCTCGGCCTCGCCCTGTTCACGGTGACCGGCACCGCCAAGGCGCTGGAGGCCGGCGCGCCGGCCATCTCGGCCGTGCTGCTCGGCGTCGTCACCGCGACCTTCGGCGGCATCATCCGCGACATGCTCGCCGGCGACGTGCCGCTGGCGCTTCGGCGCGACGTCTATGTCACGGCCTCGCTCGCCGGCGCCGTCGCCTTCGCCCTGGCCAACCGCTTCGTCTCGCCGGACCTCGACGATGTCATCGGCTTCGCGGTGGTCTTCGCCATCCGCGGCCTCGCCATCCGGCACGGCTGGTCGCTTCCGACCTATGGGAAGCGGGAGGGGTAG
- a CDS encoding rhodanese-like domain-containing protein — protein sequence MQDPAAQLVDVRTTAEWAYIGAPDLKATGREPIRVEWQVFPGMAVNPDFVSTLVARLAERGAPKDAPLYFLCRSGVRSKAAAIAMTAAGHSRCYNVSGGFEGPHDEEGHRGTKAGWKAAGLPWVQP from the coding sequence ATGCAGGACCCCGCCGCCCAGCTGGTCGACGTCCGCACCACGGCCGAGTGGGCCTATATCGGCGCACCCGACCTCAAGGCCACCGGTCGCGAGCCGATCCGCGTCGAATGGCAGGTCTTCCCCGGCATGGCCGTGAATCCCGATTTCGTCTCCACGCTCGTCGCCAGGCTGGCCGAGCGCGGCGCGCCCAAGGATGCTCCGCTCTATTTCCTCTGCCGGTCGGGCGTCCGCTCCAAGGCGGCCGCCATCGCCATGACCGCCGCCGGCCATTCCCGTTGCTACAATGTCAGCGGCGGTTTCGAGGGTCCTCACGACGAGGAGGGCCATCGCGGCACCAAGGCCGGCTGGAAAGCCGCCGGCCTGCCCTGGGTCCAGCCCTGA
- the dnaN gene encoding DNA polymerase III subunit beta codes for MKVTVERAQLLKSLGHVHRVVERRNTIPVLSNVLMKADGASLRLKATDLDIEVVETLPAEVATAGGTTVPAHMIYDIVRKLPDGSQIQLEMIGDKGTLAVKAGRSRFTLQTIPESDFPDIAAGDMSHSFQLPAGHLKRLIDKTQFAISTEETRYYLNGIFLHVVEKGGQSLIRAVATDGHRLAQVEFEAPAGAAGMPGVIVPRKTVAEVQRLADTPDASVTVELSTAKVRFRFGETVLTSKLIDGTFPDYARVIPLANDKILTVEKGEFAAAVDRVSTVSSERGRAVKLSAGDSRLTLSVTNPDSGSATEELEVSYEADGIDIGFNSRYLLDITSQIDGDTIELKLADPGSPTLIHDPAGPGALYVLMPMRV; via the coding sequence ATGAAGGTCACCGTCGAGCGGGCCCAGCTCCTGAAATCCCTCGGCCACGTCCATCGGGTCGTCGAGCGCCGCAACACCATTCCGGTCCTGTCGAACGTGCTGATGAAGGCCGATGGCGCCTCGCTGCGCCTCAAGGCGACCGATCTCGACATCGAGGTGGTGGAGACCCTGCCGGCCGAGGTCGCGACCGCCGGCGGCACCACAGTACCGGCGCACATGATCTATGACATCGTCCGCAAGCTCCCGGACGGCTCGCAGATCCAGCTCGAGATGATCGGCGACAAGGGCACCCTCGCCGTCAAGGCGGGACGCTCGCGCTTCACCCTGCAGACCATCCCCGAGAGCGACTTCCCCGACATCGCCGCAGGCGACATGTCGCACAGCTTCCAGCTTCCCGCCGGCCACCTGAAGCGCCTCATCGACAAGACGCAGTTCGCCATCTCCACCGAGGAGACGCGCTACTATCTCAACGGCATCTTCCTCCACGTGGTGGAGAAAGGCGGCCAGAGCCTGATCCGCGCCGTCGCCACCGACGGCCACCGCCTCGCCCAGGTGGAGTTCGAGGCGCCCGCCGGCGCCGCCGGCATGCCGGGCGTCATCGTGCCCCGCAAGACGGTGGCCGAGGTGCAACGCCTCGCCGACACGCCGGACGCCAGCGTCACGGTGGAACTCTCCACCGCCAAGGTGCGCTTCCGCTTCGGCGAGACGGTGCTGACCTCGAAGCTGATCGACGGCACCTTCCCCGACTATGCCCGCGTCATACCGCTGGCCAACGACAAGATCCTCACCGTCGAGAAGGGCGAGTTCGCCGCAGCCGTCGACCGCGTCTCCACCGTCTCCTCCGAACGCGGCCGGGCGGTGAAGCTCTCCGCCGGCGACAGCCGGCTGACGCTGTCGGTGACCAACCCGGATTCGGGCAGTGCGACGGAAGAGCTCGAGGTTTCCTACGAGGCCGACGGCATCGATATCGGCTTCAACTCGCGCTACCTGCTCGACATCACCAGCCAGATCGACGGCGACACCATCGAGCTGAAGCTCGCCGATCCCGGTTCGCCCACCCTCATCCACGACCCCGCAGGACCCGGCGCCCTCTACGTGCTCATGCCGATGCGGGTCTGA